A part of Cottoperca gobio chromosome 4, fCotGob3.1, whole genome shotgun sequence genomic DNA contains:
- the LOC115006638 gene encoding protein ENL-like translates to MVFVRGPKTGDIQHFVEKVVFRLHESFPKPKRVCKEPPYKVEESGYAGFLMPIEVYFKNKEEPKKVCFNYDLFLNLEGNPPVNHLRCEKLTFNNPTKEFRRKLEV, encoded by the exons ATGGTGTTTGTCCGAGGGCCAAAGACCGGCGACATCCAGCACTTTGTAGAGAAGGTTGTCTTCCGCCTGCACGAGAGCTTCCCCAAACCCAAGAGAG TATGCAAGGAGCCTCCGTACAAAGTAGAGGAGTCGGGCTACGCAGGCTTCCTCATGCCTATTGAGGTTTACTTCAAGAACAAG GAGGAGCCAAAAAAGGTGTGTTTCAACTACGACCTATTCCTCAACTTAGAAGGCAACCCACCAGTCAACCACCTGCGCTGTGAGAAGCTCACCTTCAACAACCCCACCAAAGAATTCAGAAGAAAGCTGGAGGTGTGA